The sequence TCGCCACCTGCTCCTATAACATAAGGTTTTTCCATTAAATTAGCATCAATCACAACCTTGCACTTGTCAAAAAACGCGTATGGCGGAAGTCCTCCAATTTTAAAACCCGTTAGTTTTTCCACTTCTTCTGGTTTCGCGAAAGAAATTTTTGAGACATCAAAATATTTCTTTATCTTTTTAGTATCAATTTTTTTATCACCGCTAATTATTGCTGCCAAAAATTGATTTCCAGATTTTAATAAAATACTTTTAATTATAGAGGATGACTTTTCGGAAAGCGCCAAAGCGGCATTTTCGGTTTGAGCGCCGCTTTTTTTATGTCTTAATATTTTACATTTAGATTTGAATTTTTCTATATTGTTCATAATACGCCCCTGTCGCGTTAATTTACTTCTGATTATACCAACAAGTCGGATCGCTGTTAAGATAATCGCCTGTGTGATGCAATGCTGTCCCTCTACAACCATAGCATATTTGGCTATGTTTGCATATTTTACATTGCCCTTTTATCATATCCCGAATATTTCGTACATTCTGGAAAATAGATGAACCCTTGATAATTTCAGCAATCTTTTCTCTCGAAATTATTCGCACTTGAACTTTTTGTTCTCCTAAAATTACAGATTTTACTAAACGGTGAAGACCATCAAGAATCAACCATCTTCCTTTATTCTTCATAATATCAATAGGATGAGATAAATCAGCTTTCATTGTTCTTTTGTATTCTATTTTATATTTTTCAGGATGATTAATTACATCTTTTGGCTTTAATATATACCAAATATTATTCTCATTCCAAAATGGAATATCAAAATGCCATTCCAACTCTTTAATATCCATTCGAGCAATAGGCACATCAAGCGCCCAAACCCTTCTTTCATCCCAATCAAAATCAAAACCAACTTCTTCTATAATTTTTGGTATTTTTTCCATATCTCCAATCCCCCTCCAAATCTTTTATTTATTTTCTTAAAAGATTCCTGACTATTTATATTATTATTTACAAGATTAAAAGATAATATAGCATATTATATTATTATTTATAACTCCCCCTCAAACGCCTTTTTCGGAACCGATTTTTTCAATTTTTTTTTATTCCCCCTTATCCTCCTTAAACCTATTCTTAAGATATTCCTTCTCTAATTTCAAAGATTTTATTTCTATTTTTTATATATTTTTGGCTTTATTCAATATATTACCGATCATCCAATACTTAAAACAACCAATATTCAAATAATCATATTTTTCCGAATTAAATAAATCAGAATAACCATTCTTTTTTATATATTTACCAAAATCATCAAATGTTTTTTTATCATCATTAGATAAATTATCTCTTATAATATAATAATGTGGCACTTGCGGCATTGTTTTTGCAAATGTCCAAGCGCATCGATCTATAAAGTTTTCAATATATCTGATATATTCTTTAACTGATTTTGCCACCGTCTTTTCGTTTATGTTCCTTTCTTTACAATATGACATTTTAAACCAATCTAATAATTTTTTATTACCGCGACTTGAATTACAACTTCCACAACAAATAACTACAGTAGAAGAATTATTCCAAGGAGGTAAATAGTTTAAATGTTCTATTGTTGCCCAATCCTTTCGACAACTATCATTACTGGGTTTAACCATTCTTTTATGACAATAAACACAAGTTTTGTCTCTTGATTTAATTTTATCTAATTCTGCATCTGGTATTCCGTATTTATTTTTCATAAATTATTTAAAATTCCTTTCAAATCTTTTTTTATCCCCAAGGGGACAGTCCCTGCGGCGGGGACTGTCCCCGTCATAGTTCTGGTCGGCTTTCGGATAGCCGAATGGGTTTTTATTTATTCCCTAAAAAGATTCTTGATACCTTTCCTTTCGTCCTTGCCGATTAAGAACATTGACTATTTCTAGTATTTTACCAAACTGCTCTTCTTCATCCGAGTAGCAATAATTTAAAGAATATTCTGGTCTAATAAAATTATATTCAAGAACTTCTTTGTCGTTTAATCTTTTTCTCCTTAGATTTTTACCAGAAATAGGATAAACTGCTTCAATTAATACTTCGGGTGTTATTGGAAAATAATGTTTTCTCTCTAAAAAACTTACTCCATAAAAACTCTTTTTTTCTGGAAACCACTCAATTACTGGAGTGTCAGAAGTTATGAACCTGTATTTTCCTGTAACGATGTAAACTCGCCAATTTTTGGCATAAATTAAATTAGCAAATCCCTCAACATCTTCAAAAAAATGTAGATGTTGAGCATTATTAAAGGTTAAACTATATTTTCCATCAATTATCATTTTTCTCATCTTCTTAATCTCTTTATCGCTTAAATTAATATTTTGTTTTTTAGCTAATTCTTTTGCCTTTTTAATGTAAATATCCTTATGCCCAGCATTTAAACCGTATAATTTCTTGGTCATATCTTCACTCATTCTATTCATTTGCTGTCTAAAATAATCGGTACGAATCCACATAATACTCATTAAATAAGAGATATCATAACGTATATTATTACTAATATACTTATTGTCTTTTACTTGTTTACAAAAATAAGCAATAGCATTTACTGCTTTGTCTTCAATGTTTTGCAAATAATCCTCTACTGCCTGACTCACATCATCTTGCTCTCCTGTTTTAACTCCATAAAAAAATTTCTCATAACAAACGCCACTATATGCTCTTTTTCTGCCTATCTTTTTATTTCTAATATCTAAAACAGACAATTTGCCATTATTGTCTGCAAACTGTTTTAAATAAAAACGAGGAACATAGTGCTGTTTTTTTGTAATCTGTTGTCTGTCTGGCATATACGACTTATTATGATTTTAATTTTTTATTTGTGTGTAAAAAGGCACCAAAGACAGATTAATTTTTTGTAATCCTCTTTTATTTTTAAAAAAGTTCCTGACGGCTTTTTACCTATTATATATGTCGCTCTAAAAAAATTTGCTAAAATTCTTTGTCAAATTGATTTTCCTTACAATTAGTATACTCTCTATAAAAATAAGAGTATAATCCTGGAAAATCTTTGTTATATTCAGGTTTTAGCTCTTCACAATCAGTATCCTTCCATTCGCCCTTTGACGCTTTGTAGGTAATTCTACAAACATCATCTTTCTCAATATAGTTTTGGTGTAATACATTATTATAAGCCTCTCTTTCTTTTTCATATATTTCATAACAATCTTTTTTTCTTTTAGCTATATACTCTTTATGTTCTTGTTCTGCCTTCACCTCTGATTCTTCCCTTTCTAATTCTAGCTCCTTCCTTTTTTCCTCTAATTCTAATCTTTGTTGTCTTTCAATGGATTGTTGTTTATTATGCTGAACCCACACAAAACTTCCGCCTATTATCATTGCGGAAACTATAATTACAGCGGGATAAACAAATTTATTTATATTTTTTATCTTCATATTTAATTTTAATCAAACAGCCACAACTTTTTCGATAATCTCGTCTATTTTATTTCTTTCTGTTTCTATTTTTTGATTCATTTTTTCTTGTTTATCGAGTTCGGTCTTTATTTCGTCAACGATTTTTTGTTGATTTTTTAGGGGAATGTTTGGAATTTTAATATTTCCTAATGTTGTTGAATTTATTACAGGTTGACCTTTGGTTTTAACTACTTTTCTAATTTGTTTATTCCCAAAAACAGATTTCAAAAAATACATAACAAAATCATTATTAAATCGGCTTAATCTAATAATTAAAATATTATCACTAGCAAATTTTTGAAAATCGTTTTTAATAATTCCAATTGGAATATCGGCGCTATCTAATTTTGACCCAACACGACTAAATAAAATATCTCTAATCTTAAGGATAGCATTCTTGGAATTCGAAAATTTATAAGACATAATGCCACCATCAGAATTCAAATCTTCAACTGAAATATAATTTCCTTCTTCTGCCACCTCTTTGTATTTCTCGGCATTACCCGCTTTTATAAAATCACTTATTTTCTTTAATTTTATAGTTTTTATTTTTTCTAAAAAATCTATATTATATTTGTGGTATTTAACTTTAAAAATTAGTAGTGGATCATTATTAATTTCACTAAACCCCGCCTCAAAAAAATTTTCTTTTTCTAATTCTTCAAATTTTTCTAAATCAAATCCAAACTCTCTCGCAAAAACTTTGTTGATAATTTTCTGAGCCGGAATAATTTGGTTTTTCATCTCTTTAATTTTTCTTTCGATTGGTTCAATTTTGACAACAATTTGGTCTTGAATATGTTTAGAAATTAAAGGTATTTTAATTTTCTTTAAATCGCTGTCCTTATATGCAGATATTCCGATTCCTCGATAAATATGTTTATCTAAAATATTTCTTAATCTTTTTGTTCTTAAAATATACAAGATAAATTTTATATTCCATCCTTTTTTAATTTTGTAAATATAAAAGCCATTCGAAAAAACATAATTAGATAAATCTTTATTTTTAAAATATAAAGTTGGCGATTTCGCCAATCTTAAACTTGAAATTAAAATATTATCGTTTGAAGCTTTATGTTTTAATCTATTTGGATGATCTTCTGCAGTTACAGACTGATGCCCTTTAATTTCACCATCTTTATCCAAATATGTTTGCCCCGTAGGAATTCCCTTATATTCTTCGCCTTCCTCATAATTAAATAAATTATAATCGTCCACAAGAATGTCTTTTAATGAAACTAAATTTTTATTTTTTGATTCAAATAAATTCCAATTTAAAAAATTTAAAAAGATATGATATTTCTCATCATTTCTTAGGAAAGAATCTTTTCTTAATTCCTGAAAATCAATTGTAAATTGTTTTAGCGACATAAAGATTAACCAATTCTTGTTTGATTTGGATTAAAATTTTCATCTTCGTTTATCCAGTCAATCTTAATTTTATCAACTTTCCTTTCCCAGTCTCTTGTAGCTTTTCCAGAAATACAAACATTTTTAGTATTTTCAGGCTTTAGATAATCTAATATCTCAGATATTTTTTCTTTATCTACGATACAAAGTATTTTTCTTTTGCCAATATCATCCTGCCTCCTTCTTGCTTGAAAAGCAAAATGATATTTATGTGCAAGCCCATAAAAATCGACAAATTGACCTATAATCTTTATCTCTTCCGCATTTTCTTCGTCAAAAGGTTCTCGGATTCTTTCGTCAATTGAAAAAGTATCATAATCATCAAAATATTTCTTTTCGCTAAATCGTATTTTGGCAACTTCATTTTCTACATTATTCTGTTTGTATCCAATTTTCATTTCTTCTTCTTTTCCTTTTTCTAACTGAACAATACCAGAAATATAAGGGGCTAACTTTTTATAATTTTCCCAGTATTTTTCTAGTATAGTTTTTTCCTCGCCTTTATGATTTTTTAAAATTACAAATATTTTACCTTTATTAATTTTTCTTTTTCCTTCTATTATGTTTTTACCTTTAGAAAAAATCTTGAGAGCAAATTGTTCTCCAAGTGTTCCAAAAAACTTTTTACCAAATTCACCAACTCCTATAGCTTTTAATCCCAACCCTATTAAGGCTATATTAACTGGCAGTGAGGTAGCCGCATTAACTAATAAAAAAATTAATTCTGAACAATTTTTATTTACACTTGATATCTTTAAAACAAACTGATCGTTCTTGTCTAATTTCAAAACTTCTTTTTGATATTTTTTAAAAACTTTATCTAAAGCCACCAAACTTCTTCCCGCTTTAGCAATATCAACACTTCCATCCTCTAAAAATGGACCGAAATACTTAATATAACCAATAAATTCTTCTTGACTAGACATAAATTATTAAATTTACTCCCACTCAATATTCCTCATATAATCCAAAGCTGTTTTTTCTATATTATCATCAACCAAGATCTCCCCCTTATTATTTGTCCTGAAAAGTTCGTTTGGCATTGGTTTTTCGCCTCTTTTTGTTCTTTTGTATCCTACATTTTCTACTTCTGCCATAAAAATTTTGTAATTCAATTCTTTGGCAACCTCGCCGAATACCCACCACGAATTTACAAATCCAAAAGTATCTTTTGTATCATTATTGTATTTACACAAATCCCCTAATTCGTTTTGATATTTTTCCACCAATTCTTTAACGGAAAGTTTTTTATCGTCTTGTTCAAAATAATCTTTTAGCATTCTTGTTAAAATTGTTTTTTCTTCCGTCTCTTTCAGATTTTTAATAGAGGGCAATTTTTTTCTGTCTTTTCCTTCAAGATATACTGCCGTTAAATTTTCGCATCTGGTTTTTAGATTATTCCATTCGTTAGAGTATTGACTCCAAAGATTATTCCATTCTTCAATTTCCGATTTTGTTTTCTTTTGCGCGAAAAGCAAACTGGTTTTTGTTGAAGTGAACGGCTCAAAAGCCAACTGGGGCAAAGAAACAACCGCTTTAACTTTAAAATATTTGTAAATAAACAAGCGGATATATTTATTCTCTGTCGTGTCAAAAACGCTTTCCGGCAAAACAGCGCCAAAGCGACCATTCGGTTTTAGCAATTGATACCATCTTTCTATGAAAAGATTTTCTGAATTCTTTTTTTCACCAAAAGCAAACCCCTCCTTAACATTCTTTTGAGTATCATCATCCAAATTAACGCTAAAGGGCGGATTCGTAATAATCACATCAAATTGTTCGTTAATTTCTTTGTTAAAATAAGTTTTATCTGTCTTTGATTTTTCTAATTTATTAGAATAAAAAGAAAAAGGGAGAAGACCGTCTTTTACATAAATATTAGCTGAACCGTCGCCGTGTAAAATCATATTAACCTTGGCGGCTGTACCTAAATTAAAATTAATGTCAGTTCCATAAATAAACTCCTCCGCCCATTTATTTTCAAGATTGTCGGGATAAAACCAATTTTGTATTTTATTTTCTACATTTTGGGAAGTTTCAATTTTGCTTCTAAATCTTCTTTTAACATTTTCGGTAATAAACTTCATATATTCAATCAAAAAAGTTCCGCTGCCCGCGCTTGGGTCTATTAAATAAGGAATTTCCAAATCTTTATTAATTCTATCTATCGCAAGTTTATCAAGTTGTAGTCCCCAAAGCAGAAATCTTACGATGTTGATGTGAGTAAAAAATTGACCTTTCGTCTGTTTGAATCCTTCTCTGATAATCCCTTCAAAAAAATCTCCCAAAATATCTTTTCCATCAAAACTATTTTTCCCATCTACGAAAGAATAGCCTTCTAATTGGGTTATTGTATATTTAAGTTTGGCAAGAGAAAACTTATTTTCGTCAATGACAAAAGATTTTTTTAATTTTGTTTTATCTGTGATATTTAGCCGTTGCTTTAATGCCCTTTTATATAGTTCGTTTATTCTTTCAAAAAGTTGTTCGTTGGATTCAAAACTTTCTCCGTCCTTAAAGGAAAAAATTTGAAAATCATATTTCTCGTCTTTCTTCTTCTCGCTCTCATCTTGAATTTTTGCCAAGATAATATTTACCAGCGAAGAAAAAATATCATTATCATCCATTCCTCCGCCGCCCCATAAAACATTGTGTAGATTTTTCCTAAGACCATCTAGCTGCTGATGGGTAAAACTTGCTTCTAAATCTTTTTTACCACCTTTTATGTATGGTTCTTTTTGCGCTTTTCCGTATCTTTCGGGTAGTTCATTAGCAAAATCCCTCGCTTCTTTCCATAAACTAAAAGAAGAAAATTTTTCATAATCAATAATAATACATTTGTCCTTTATCTCGTTTTCTACTATTTCAACTGTATATAAAACAAGATATTTAACTTTCTTGCCCTGCCCTTGCTCCTGCGAAGCAAGATTGAAAAGTTGTTTTTCTATAGTCTCGTCTTTGTCTTTTTCGTAATCCTGCGGACTTTTAAGTTCTATGTATAAAAAAGCGTTTCCGTCGTTATCTCGCACAATTATATCTATCCTCGGTTTATTGACTTTTGGTCTGCCGATATCATATTCTTTTTCAATCTCAATATTTTTAGGATTATAACCTAATTCGTTGACTAATTTTGCGAGGATATACGCCCTAACAATTTCTTCATCTCCAGCTATTTTGTTTATTTTCCTATGCTGTATAATTGGTGCGTCGTATTTTATTTTGGACTGATCCAAAAGAGGAAAACTCGCAATTTGAATTTTGTTGCTTTTTAGGTAGTCTATAATTGGCGTTTGAATTTCTTTATTCATAAAAGTTTTAGTTATATTTTTTTATTATATTTAAAGTTCCTCCCCCTCATATTACCCCAACCAAAAAAACAAATCAAACGAAAACCCGCTTGGGGGCGGGGTTATAACTCTTACCATTCGCAGACTCTTTTGTCGTTGTCTCCGTCTAAATGATGAATGTCATCGCCGGTTTTCTCTTAACGAGGTTCGACCTACGAGCGCGACCTTAAGAAATGTCGCTACTCTTAATGTCAAACCTCTTTGCTTACCATCCTATCCCTCTCATTTTACAAACCTAACTGTCGGATATGTATCTGAACCTATACACCAAAAAACTGGCTGTTTCAACGGAAAAATCTGGGGACAGTCCCCGCAGCAGGGACTGTCCCCAGATTAAAATCAATAGCCACTTGACAAGGTTTCTATATTTGATATTCTATTATTAGGGCTGGCAATAATACCTTTTGAAGCGCTCGGGTGTTCTCTCCGCAGATGCGGAGATCATAAAGCTCGAGAGTCCGTTTCAAAAGACGCCGCTCTACAAAAGATTCCGATAATTTATCGGGATTTTTTGTTTGCCCAATAATCCTTAAAAAGTTCGTTAGACGCGATGATGCTGTTTCTAAGCATTGCGAAAAAATGCTCGCCGTTTTTTCTTTCATTGTGGTATCTAAAAAGAGCCCCGCAAATCCAATCTGCTATTTGTATATTAGGACTAGCGGAAGAATTTAACGCTTCAATTTGAATAACCGCTTTTGCTGGCAATTTTGGCAACAAATCTAATTTTGTAATTTCATTAAATTTTGTTTGAGAAATTTTTTTCAGATGCCTTTCGTCTCGGAATACTCTGAATTCTAAGTCAGTAGTAGGCAAAAGAAGATGAAGGGTTTGAACAATAACTTCGGCATATAAATAGCCGCTATCCAAACTTTTCTTTTTTCGATATTCCAAGGGGATGTTGGACTTATTAAAAAAGGCGTAAAATACCCTGATGTCTTGTTCAGTAAAATATTCAAGCGTTTTTACGGAGGTTTTCATCTAATCCTGTGTCTGAAAACTTAACTTCTGTTTTATAGCGAAGTTTCTTTGGAAATTTTGTATGTTGCCATTTGCGAAAGGCCTTGGATGTTCTTTTGTGATTGTTTGTGATAAATCCGCCCACGACAAAATTACGCTCTTTGTTCCCTGTAAAATTACCTGATTCATCAAGAAAGATAAACATATTCCCCCTAATTTTACCCCAACCAACAAGACAAATCAATCAAAAAAACCCGCTTGGGGGGCGGGGTTAACCGAGTTTCCTAATTATAATTAATCTTTCTTTTTCTTGTTTTCTAAAATCTTTTTTACTTCTTTGTCAAAATCGGAAATATATTTTTTGTCCTGTATTCTTTCAAATTTTTTAAATTCTTTTTCCGCTAAGGCAATTGCCACCTCGTGCGATATATTCCCCGTATTTTGAAGAATGTCTTTTTCATTAAATTTTAAAAACGCATTCAATTTTTTTACCCAATCTTTCATATACATTACCCGCCCGGCTTCCGCCTGCATTTCCGCAAAACTTAAATACATATCAACAATCCTATTTAACTTATCAATCTCGTTTTCCGCCAAATAATTTTTCGCAACTATAACATCGGTTTCTCTAATTTTCCCTTTTGGCGCGTATTTCCATGTCGTCAGTCCCATATTGGACTTTTTACTGTTCACTCTCTTATGAATTATTTCCGCGGCTGTTTTGCCGGTTATGGCAAAATGAAGCTTATTTTGCACTGTGGCAAAAAATTGTTTAGTGATATTATTAGTCGGCGAATAATCGGCGCTGCATTGCGCGTATATGTCAGTTATTTTTTGATATAATCTTCTTTCACTTGAACGAATATTCCGTATTCTTGCCAACTGTTCTTCAAAATAGTCCTGCCCAAAAATATTGCTTGGATTTTTAAGCCGTTCATCGTCCATAGTAAAACCTTTGATGATATACTCTTTGAGCCGTTCGGTCGCCCAGACGCGAAAATGTGTTGCTTGAGCGCTATTAACCCGATAACCAACAGAGATAATAGCGTCAAGGTTATAAAATTTTGTAGATTGTATTTGCGTTTTTCCTTTAATGGCGCCGTGTTTAGTGGTATGTTCCAAAATGGAACTAACCGAATTTTCTTGCAATTCTCCGCTTTGGAAAATATTTTTAAGATGCTTGGTAATAGCTGGTCTTTGTACCCCAAACAAAACAGCTATCTTATCCTGCGTTAACCAAATATTTTCATCGCGCAAAAATATCTCTACTTTTACTTTCCCATTCGGAGCGGTATAAAGTAAAAACTCGGTAAAACTATTATTAATTGGCGCAATTTGTTTTTGTTTATTCACCATAATTATTATTCTCTCCCTCTCAACCCATCCCCCTCATATTACCCCGACCCCCGAGACAAATCAATCAAAAAACTGGCTGTTTCAACGGAAAAATTTGGGGACAGTCCCCGCAGCAGGGACTGTCCCCAAATTAAGATATTAAAGCAATTTTTTCTCCGAGAAACTAAAAACTTTAGTTTTGGCGATGATGATGTGGTCAATGACTTCTATCCCCATGATTTTGCCGGCTTCAACGATGCGTTTGGTGGTTGTGAGGTCGTCTTGGGACGGTTCGGGGTCACCGGAGGGGTGGTTGTGGACTAAGACAATCGCGGCAGCGTTTTTTTGGAGGGCGTATTGAAAAATTTCTCGGGGGTGGACTAAATTCGCGTTGAGTGTACCGACAAACATTGGCTTTTTGAAAATCATTTCGTTGCGGGCGTTGAGGTAAATAACCATCAGATGTTCTCTTGTTTTGTCGCGCATATAGGAAACTTGGGCGATAATGTCTTTAGGCGTTTTGATAATTGGCGCGGTCTCGTCTCCGACGCCGATGGCGCGTTTGGTTAATTCCACGGCCGCCAAAATGACGCATGCTTTGGCTTGGCTAATCCCCTTGATTTCGGTCAGTTTCTCGTATGTTAAATTGAGGAATTTTTTGCGGGGGTATTTGGATAAAACCAACTTTGCTAATTCAAGAACATTTTTGCCTTGATAGCCGGTTCCTAAAAGAATCGCCAAAAGTTCGGCGTCTTTCAAATTTTGCGGTCCCCTATCTTTCATTTTCTCCCGCGGCCGGTCAACCGACGGAATATCGCTGATTTTAAATTTTTTCATGATTATATTTTTAATTATATCTTTTTGAACGAAGCGGGTCAATCAAAAAACTGGCGCGGTTTTTTCCACGCCAGTTTGTTATATTATCCCTTTTTCTTGATTTTTACTCAAATTTTTTGTATCATAAATATTGTATTGGATGTTCTTGTTCTTTTTACTAATTTCAGAAAGGAGGGCTGAAATGACTATTGTTTTGAATTTGGCTCAAGCGCGGGCGAAGAGACAAAAAATGGCGCCTGAATCTTTAAACGAATTTCTCAAAAGGGCGACGAAATTGATTGGTAAAATTTCCACGCGCCAGGATAGCAGCGTCATTGCTACAACAAGAAGTATCGGTGGGTTAAAGAGAAGAATGGAAGGAATGATCGCGAAGAAAATCATCAAAGCGAAGATGATTGATAAGGGTTTGTTTTTATGCGGCATTTATATTCCGCAAATATTTGTGGAATATTTATCTTCTTCTCCGGAAAGTTGGCTAGCTGTTGACTATTCTTCGTGGGCGATTAAGCGAAAAAACGCTTTTGTTTTTAAGAAAGGAGGAGATGTTTGTTTTCTGATTTGCAGTATTTTTCCTGAACGGACGAATTGGCGAACAATGAGCGCTGATTATTATCAGAAAATGGGAGAAAGTTTTTACCATCAGTTTTACACTGAAAGCAAAAAAGAGATTGGTTACCACATGAGTAGTAATTTCGAAACAATGGTTGGTATAACAAAGGAATGTGTTCCTTTGATTTAATGAAAATAAAAAAACCGCCTGTTAAAGACGGTTTTTTGTTTTGTTATCCATTTTTTTATCTCTTCTGATAAATTACCTTGGCCCAATCGCGATACAAATCATTAAGACGACACTCCATCTCAACAATTTTTTGAACGCGGGCTTTGTTTATGACGCCTACAACTGAAGCATCTAATTTGGCCGCGCAAATTTCCTTCGCGATTTCCTCTTTCAAATCAATAATTTCTTTGGGGCAACTGGAATTAGAACACTTTGCATCCATTAGAAACCTCTCTCCCTTTTGTTAGGGTTAATGTTAAGAACTAAGCGCCAACTGCTCCAAAAGTTCTTCTCTTCCTTTGTTTGTTTTGGCTGAATAGAGGATGATGTTTTGTTCGCCTGTTTTTTTCTTTATCATTTCCAATTGTTTTTTGACTTCTTTTTGTTTTAATTTGTCGGATTTGTTCGCGACGATGACAAAATCGTTTTCTCTCTTTCGCAACAAACCAAGCATTTCTATGTCAAAAGCGCTTGGTCCGACTTTCGCGTCAATAATGAGAACAACTTTTTTAAATATTATGCTTGATTTAAACAGATACCAAATAATCATTTTTCTGATTTTTTCTTTTTGCTTCAAAGAAATTTTCATAAATCCATAACCGGGCAAGTCAATAAAATATGTGTTTTTGTTAATCAAAAAGTAGTTTATCTGCTGTGTTTTTCCGGGCGTTGAGCCGGACTTAACTAGCCCCTTTCTCTCAACGAGCGAGTTAATGACGCTTGATTTCCCGACATTAGAACGACCGATAAAAGCGATTTGCGGGTATTCGCTGTATAAAATTTCGTTCGTGCCGAGAACGCTTTTGACGAACTCTGCTGATTGAATAATCATAAGATTATCTTAACAGGGAAAAACCATTTTGGCTAATTTTAAATTTCTGATATAATACAAACAGTTATTTAACAACTAAAAAGGAGAGAGTAGCCATGAAAGAAAAAGAAAGAAATCCGGTCAGCGAATATGCGGAAAAAATACGAAAAATTCCCGTCTTGAGCAAAAAGGAAGAACTGGCATTGGCGAAAAAAACCGCGAGAGGGAATAAAGAAGCGAAAAAGAAAATGATTGAATCAAATTTAAAATTGGCGTTTAGTATCGCGTCAAGATACACAAGAAATTGGCGAAATGAGGTTTTGGACATCTTGGATTTAATCCAAGAGGGAAACACTGGTCTCTTTAGAGCCGTTGAAAAATTTGACTGGCGAAAAGGATACAAATTTTCAGTTTATGCCTCGTGGTGGATTAAAGCGGCAATATTAAAATTGCTCTGCGAAAAATCAAGAACTATTAGAGTGCAAACCCACATCATTCTCGGCGTAAATCGTTATATCGAGGAGGTAAACGAAATACTCGCCAAAGAACATCGGACACCCACAAACCAAGAGATAGCCGAAAAAATAGGGCTTTCTGTCCAAACATTGCTTAAATATCTAAAATTGTTTCGAGAAGCTAACACAATTTCTATTGATTCTCCTCTTGGAACGGTAAGCGACCGTT is a genomic window of Patescibacteria group bacterium containing:
- the radC gene encoding DNA repair protein RadC gives rise to the protein MKKFKISDIPSVDRPREKMKDRGPQNLKDAELLAILLGTGYQGKNVLELAKLVLSKYPRKKFLNLTYEKLTEIKGISQAKACVILAAVELTKRAIGVGDETAPIIKTPKDIIAQVSYMRDKTREHLMVIYLNARNEMIFKKPMFVGTLNANLVHPREIFQYALQKNAAAIVLVHNHPSGDPEPSQDDLTTTKRIVEAGKIMGIEVIDHIIIAKTKVFSFSEKKLL
- the yihA gene encoding ribosome biogenesis GTP-binding protein YihA/YsxC, producing the protein MIIQSAEFVKSVLGTNEILYSEYPQIAFIGRSNVGKSSVINSLVERKGLVKSGSTPGKTQQINYFLINKNTYFIDLPGYGFMKISLKQKEKIRKMIIWYLFKSSIIFKKVVLIIDAKVGPSAFDIEMLGLLRKRENDFVIVANKSDKLKQKEVKKQLEMIKKKTGEQNIILYSAKTNKGREELLEQLALSS
- a CDS encoding virulence RhuM family protein, which translates into the protein MVNKQKQIAPINNSFTEFLLYTAPNGKVKVEIFLRDENIWLTQDKIAVLFGVQRPAITKHLKNIFQSGELQENSVSSILEHTTKHGAIKGKTQIQSTKFYNLDAIISVGYRVNSAQATHFRVWATERLKEYIIKGFTMDDERLKNPSNIFGQDYFEEQLARIRNIRSSERRLYQKITDIYAQCSADYSPTNNITKQFFATVQNKLHFAITGKTAAEIIHKRVNSKKSNMGLTTWKYAPKGKIRETDVIVAKNYLAENEIDKLNRIVDMYLSFAEMQAEAGRVMYMKDWVKKLNAFLKFNEKDILQNTGNISHEVAIALAEKEFKKFERIQDKKYISDFDKEVKKILENKKKKD
- a CDS encoding sigma-70 family RNA polymerase sigma factor — translated: MKEKERNPVSEYAEKIRKIPVLSKKEELALAKKTARGNKEAKKKMIESNLKLAFSIASRYTRNWRNEVLDILDLIQEGNTGLFRAVEKFDWRKGYKFSVYASWWIKAAILKLLCEKSRTIRVQTHIILGVNRYIEEVNEILAKEHRTPTNQEIAEKIGLSVQTLLKYLKLFREANTISIDSPLGTVSDRWDTNTLNDVIPDKETPNPEEFVRINQLNEKIRKMLLFLTPREEKVLRMRYGIGEKWDHTLREVGNLFEVTREDIRQIEVKALRKLNKKFVVGTFRGQNFVLNDYL